One window of Dehalobacterium formicoaceticum genomic DNA carries:
- a CDS encoding transposase: protein MAKSYTKEERIEALKLANEIGATAAAQRLGIKEGTIYGWKARARKQKMVFDSNGRQMSEEEIKAENDRLRKELKQAREDIEILQDALGFFAKSRRK from the coding sequence ATGGCAAAAAGTTACACAAAAGAGGAACGCATTGAAGCTCTAAAACTAGCTAATGAAATAGGGGCAACGGCAGCAGCCCAACGATTGGGAATTAAAGAAGGTACAATTTACGGTTGGAAAGCCCGAGCCAGGAAACAAAAAATGGTATTTGATAGTAACGGCCGGCAAATGAGCGAAGAAGAAATCAAAGCAGAAAATGACAGACTTCGCAAGGAATTAAAACAAGCCCGGGAAGACATAGAAATACTTCAGGATGCTTTAGGTTTTTTCGCAAAAAGCCGGAGGAAGTAA
- a CDS encoding nucleotidyltransferase domain-containing protein, which produces MVNKTDAIEIMSYAEENGIAIWVDGVWGVDALLEEETRANNDIDLFVEKSNSKKFIEISK; this is translated from the coding sequence ATGGTAAATAAAACAGATGCCATTGAGATAATGTCATATGCCGAAGAAAATGGGATCGCCATTTGGGTAGATGGCGTTTGGGGCGTTGATGCGCTATTAGAAGAGGAAACAAGAGCAAACAACGATATTGATTTATTTGTGGAAAAAAGCAATAGCAAAAAATTTATTGAAATATCAAAATAA
- a CDS encoding CPBP family intramembrane glutamic endopeptidase → MDRNTEAIKSNAKSLMIQFVISVCGVFVAAFGLWMFNQHLLMSFSLPLRMILMIVTQWLLFIVPGILMIVNKETPGDIGFRKEKILQQIGIGVLLALSMSLVLTVLPIMIGFKDMVGNTTYTQTWQFVYQFIYAILGVALAEELIFRGYIFHKLLVIRNSKLFAIIISSLLFGLFHIFNGNIIQIFMTAFIGFLYCISREKIKGCTLLSLIIAHGVYDAMIVL, encoded by the coding sequence ATGGATAGAAATACAGAGGCAATTAAGTCAAATGCGAAATCTTTAATGATACAGTTTGTTATATCTGTTTGCGGTGTATTTGTTGCTGCGTTTGGTTTGTGGATGTTTAATCAACATTTACTGATGTCATTTTCTTTGCCATTGCGCATGATTCTTATGATCGTCACGCAATGGTTGCTATTCATCGTTCCGGGGATATTAATGATTGTAAATAAGGAAACCCCCGGAGATATCGGTTTCAGAAAGGAAAAAATTCTGCAGCAAATAGGCATCGGTGTATTACTTGCTTTATCTATGTCATTAGTTTTGACTGTTCTCCCCATTATGATTGGTTTTAAAGACATGGTCGGAAATACAACTTATACGCAGACATGGCAATTTGTTTATCAATTTATCTATGCAATATTGGGAGTTGCCCTTGCAGAAGAACTAATCTTTCGCGGTTACATATTCCATAAATTATTGGTAATCAGGAACTCTAAGTTGTTTGCTATCATTATATCATCTTTGCTGTTTGGGCTATTTCATATATTTAACGGAAATATCATTCAGATTTTTATGACAGCATTTATTGGATTTCTCTATTGTATATCTAGAGAGAAAATCAAAGGTTGTACGCTACTTTCGTTGATTATTGCTCATGGTGTGTACGATGCCATGATTGTATTATAG
- a CDS encoding GyrI-like domain-containing protein: MPIDYKKTQKDLYQPKTTPSIINVPEMTFITVDGKGDPNISPEYTAAIELLYGLSYTIKMGNKSVLEYVVPPLEGFWSVDDDFRGSGAAITDKDKFMWTMMIRQPDFVTEDILEAAKATLAKKKPNIDTSKAKLKTITEGLCVQVMHIGSYDDEPATVAELDGFAIENGYAIDIDDTRRHHEIYISDPRKVAPEKLKTIIRHPIRR; encoded by the coding sequence ATGCCGATTGACTATAAGAAAACCCAAAAAGACTTATACCAACCAAAGACGACGCCTTCTATTATAAATGTGCCGGAAATGACTTTCATTACGGTCGACGGTAAAGGTGACCCGAACATAAGCCCGGAATATACCGCCGCCATTGAGCTGCTTTATGGGCTATCCTATACCATCAAGATGGGCAACAAATCGGTCTTGGAATATGTTGTTCCGCCGCTCGAAGGATTCTGGAGCGTAGACGATGATTTTAGAGGCAGTGGCGCGGCGATAACCGACAAGGACAAGTTTATGTGGACAATGATGATTCGACAGCCTGACTTCGTAACAGAAGACATTTTGGAAGCCGCAAAGGCTACACTGGCAAAGAAAAAACCTAACATTGATACATCAAAGGCAAAGCTTAAAACAATCACAGAGGGTTTATGCGTTCAGGTAATGCACATCGGTTCCTATGATGATGAACCCGCTACTGTAGCGGAGCTTGATGGTTTTGCTATAGAAAACGGCTATGCCATCGATATTGACGACACACGCCGTCATCATGAGATATACATTTCTGACCCACGCAAGGTCGCACCGGAAAAATTAAAAACGATAATCCGCCATCCAATACGGAGGTAG
- a CDS encoding 4Fe-4S dicluster domain-containing protein, with translation MKDAVDSIKRGRATKDGLNILCHAAGLFGQRLWFYKKTLNYTNKLKIDKRMCIGCSRCVSLCPMSNLSIFNQKASADSKCTMCYRCISNCPQKAITLLGKEVIEQCLMENYLAK, from the coding sequence ATTAAAGATGCGGTGGATTCAATAAAACGAGGAAGGGCCACAAAAGACGGGTTGAATATTTTATGCCATGCCGCAGGACTATTCGGGCAAAGATTGTGGTTTTACAAAAAAACACTAAACTACACCAACAAATTAAAAATTGATAAAAGAATGTGTATCGGATGTAGTAGATGCGTTTCTCTTTGTCCAATGAGTAATTTGTCAATATTCAATCAAAAAGCAAGTGCTGATAGTAAATGTACTATGTGTTATCGTTGTATTAGTAATTGCCCACAAAAAGCTATTACACTTTTAGGCAAAGAAGTTATTGAACAATGTCTGATGGAAAATTATTTAGCAAAATAG
- the istA gene encoding IS21 family transposase, whose product MITMNIKQQILMMHIHEGKSRREIAKITGINRDTVGKYIGQYEEGRQQLLSSGSADIQALVDTLTSAPKYTVGIRPKRKMTDEVVNRIQFYLDENETKRNQGRHKQQKKAIDIFEALEAEGTQLSYSTVLRTIRSLERKPKEAFIKALYELGDICEFDWGEVKLKINGKFQVFQMAVFTTAYGNYRFAYLFTKQTTECFQEAHALFFQHIGQVYRTMVYDNMKVAVKRFIGTEKEPTQGLLQLSLYYGFQYRFCNIRKGNEKGHVERSVEVVRRKAFAFRDEFESLEEANQYLQDVCTKRNRKSHDEYNGQTAEERLEEERPALLPTLPPFDAARVIYGRVNKYSTIIVDQNRYSVPDHLVGESIMIKAYATRVRCFHQESLVAEHVRLTGNHEWRLDLNHYLDTLRKKPGAFAGSAAWQQAPKRIKEIYETYYTKQDKEFIQLLQYIRDDVPFAEVEQAIRELEKIHPAQVTTDKIKVLCARNRDAMPVVQPNLSKTGKEIVERSAQQLRMYDDMFDTHTPKAKEDVA is encoded by the coding sequence ATGATCACAATGAACATCAAGCAACAAATTTTAATGATGCATATTCATGAAGGGAAATCGCGCCGGGAAATTGCGAAAATAACAGGGATCAATCGGGACACCGTAGGAAAGTACATTGGACAATATGAGGAAGGGAGACAGCAATTATTGTCGAGCGGGTCGGCAGATATCCAGGCACTAGTCGACACCCTCACTTCTGCCCCCAAGTATACTGTGGGCATTCGACCCAAAAGAAAAATGACTGACGAGGTTGTGAACAGGATCCAGTTCTATCTTGACGAGAATGAAACTAAGCGAAATCAGGGGCGGCACAAGCAGCAAAAAAAAGCCATTGATATCTTTGAAGCACTGGAAGCCGAGGGTACTCAACTAAGTTACAGTACCGTTCTTCGAACCATTAGAAGCTTGGAACGGAAACCAAAGGAAGCGTTTATTAAGGCTCTGTATGAACTTGGAGACATTTGCGAATTTGATTGGGGTGAGGTTAAACTAAAAATTAATGGAAAATTTCAAGTTTTTCAGATGGCCGTATTCACAACGGCTTACGGGAACTATCGCTTTGCTTATCTGTTCACCAAACAAACAACAGAGTGTTTTCAGGAAGCACACGCCCTGTTTTTCCAGCATATCGGCCAAGTGTATCGTACCATGGTGTACGATAACATGAAAGTCGCGGTGAAAAGGTTTATTGGAACGGAGAAGGAGCCGACGCAAGGATTGCTTCAATTGTCGCTCTACTATGGTTTTCAGTATCGGTTTTGCAATATTCGCAAGGGCAACGAAAAAGGTCATGTGGAGCGAAGCGTCGAGGTCGTTCGCCGAAAAGCCTTCGCTTTTCGGGACGAATTTGAATCCCTGGAGGAGGCAAATCAATATTTGCAGGATGTGTGCACTAAGCGTAATCGTAAGTCCCATGATGAGTACAACGGCCAGACGGCGGAGGAACGATTGGAAGAAGAGCGCCCCGCATTGCTGCCCACCCTTCCACCATTTGATGCAGCTCGCGTGATTTATGGACGGGTGAACAAATATTCCACCATCATCGTTGATCAGAATCGTTACTCAGTACCGGATCATTTGGTAGGTGAATCGATCATGATTAAAGCATATGCGACCCGGGTGCGATGCTTCCATCAGGAATCCTTGGTAGCGGAGCATGTGCGATTAACCGGCAACCACGAGTGGCGGCTTGATCTGAATCATTATTTGGATACGCTAAGGAAAAAACCTGGTGCATTTGCCGGTAGTGCGGCATGGCAGCAGGCTCCTAAAAGGATAAAAGAAATATACGAAACATATTATACCAAACAAGACAAGGAATTTATACAGCTATTGCAATATATTCGAGACGATGTCCCATTTGCGGAAGTCGAGCAAGCTATTCGGGAGCTGGAGAAAATTCATCCGGCTCAAGTGACTACGGATAAAATTAAAGTGCTTTGTGCTAGGAATCGTGACGCGATGCCTGTTGTTCAACCAAATCTCTCGAAAACGGGAAAAGAGATTGTAGAGCGGTCAGCACAGCAGCTTCGCATGTACGATGACATGTTTGATACCCATACACCAAAAGCAAAGGAGGACGTTGCATGA
- the istB gene encoding IS21-like element helper ATPase IstB, which produces MSNAPRKAFKEAILEYSKELRLPMIRKHLDEQVRESTQQDASYEAFLAQLLEKECDARREASRHNRIRLAEFTHKKYLEDLVIADLPDDAQKKLKQLKTLEFIQEGRNIILAGNPGTGKTHVSIGLGLKACLEGYKVWFTTVPLLINRIKECRAEQTLRAFQNRFEKYDLVIADEMGYISFDKEGSELLFTHLSLRAGRKSTIITTNLSFERWGEIFQDPVMTAAMIDRLTHQSYIVNMNGNSYRMKETKEWLQQQQLA; this is translated from the coding sequence ATGAGTAACGCGCCGCGCAAGGCGTTTAAGGAAGCGATATTGGAATATAGCAAAGAACTGAGACTCCCTATGATTCGTAAGCATTTGGATGAGCAAGTTCGGGAGTCAACGCAGCAGGATGCCAGTTATGAAGCATTTCTGGCGCAGTTACTGGAGAAGGAATGTGATGCTCGTCGGGAAGCCTCGCGGCATAATCGCATTCGTCTGGCTGAATTTACACATAAAAAGTACCTTGAAGATTTGGTCATCGCGGATTTGCCAGATGATGCCCAAAAGAAGTTAAAGCAGCTGAAAACATTAGAGTTTATTCAGGAGGGGCGCAACATTATTCTGGCGGGGAACCCGGGAACAGGCAAGACGCATGTGAGTATTGGGCTAGGCTTAAAGGCCTGCCTGGAGGGATATAAAGTATGGTTTACAACTGTTCCCCTCCTCATTAACCGGATTAAAGAATGCCGAGCAGAGCAAACTCTTCGAGCCTTCCAGAACCGCTTTGAAAAATATGATTTGGTTATTGCCGATGAAATGGGTTATATATCTTTTGATAAGGAAGGATCTGAATTATTGTTTACCCATTTGTCGCTGAGGGCTGGTCGCAAATCGACAATCATCACAACCAACTTATCCTTCGAACGATGGGGTGAAATTTTTCAGGATCCCGTGATGACGGCGGCCATGATTGACCGGTTGACGCATCAGTCATACATCGTCAACATGAATGGAAACTCGTACCGCATGAAAGAAACGAAGGAGTGGTTACAACAACAGCAACTGGCATGA
- a CDS encoding EFR1 family ferrodoxin (N-terminal region resembles flavodoxins. C-terminal ferrodoxin region binds two 4Fe-4S clusters.) — MLGIYFSGTGNTKYCVERFLGYYDGSKPISIENPDVTEAMRKAETIVLGYPIYYSNIPKIMRDFIYHNRANFNNKNVFIICTMGLFSGDGAGCSARLLKRYGANIVGGLHLKMPDCKGDVKLLKNL, encoded by the coding sequence ATGTTAGGGATTTATTTTAGTGGCACAGGGAATACAAAATATTGTGTTGAAAGATTTTTAGGTTACTACGACGGGAGCAAGCCAATTTCAATAGAAAATCCAGATGTAACCGAAGCAATGAGAAAAGCCGAAACTATTGTCTTGGGGTATCCAATTTATTACAGCAATATCCCTAAAATTATGAGAGATTTTATTTATCATAACAGAGCTAATTTCAATAATAAAAATGTTTTTATTATTTGCACAATGGGATTGTTTAGTGGTGACGGTGCAGGTTGCAGTGCGAGGCTATTAAAAAGATATGGAGCAAATATTGTAGGTGGACTTCATCTTAAAATGCCAGATTGCAAAGGTGATGTAAAGTTGCTAAAAAATCTTTAG
- a CDS encoding flavin reductase family protein has translation MKKDLGVKPYLFPMPVLMIATYSEGDVVNVMNMAWGGICAKNMVALNINETHKTAKNIKERKAFTLSIADIDHIKEADFFGIASGNKMFDKFERSGLHAVKSNKVDAPVVEEFPVTLECRVVEIQNGKYGFRVLGEIVNVLADEAVLDEKGNVDPVKLNAFVFDPFQSGYYAIGDKVGQAWNSGAELMK, from the coding sequence ATGAAAAAAGACCTTGGAGTAAAACCTTACTTGTTTCCTATGCCAGTTTTAATGATTGCCACTTACAGTGAGGGCGATGTCGTCAATGTTATGAACATGGCGTGGGGCGGCATATGTGCAAAGAATATGGTTGCACTGAACATTAATGAAACCCATAAGACGGCAAAAAATATTAAGGAGCGTAAAGCATTTACCCTTAGCATTGCAGATATTGACCATATCAAAGAAGCGGACTTTTTTGGTATTGCGTCCGGAAATAAAATGTTCGATAAGTTTGAGCGAAGCGGCCTCCATGCCGTAAAGAGCAACAAAGTAGATGCACCTGTCGTTGAAGAATTTCCGGTAACTTTGGAATGCAGGGTTGTTGAAATTCAAAATGGGAAATACGGTTTTAGAGTGTTAGGTGAGATTGTAAATGTTTTGGCGGATGAAGCAGTCCTTGACGAAAAAGGAAATGTAGACCCAGTGAAACTGAATGCCTTTGTCTTTGATCCGTTCCAGAGCGGTTACTACGCAATTGGCGATAAGGTTGGGCAGGCATGGAACAGTGGTGCAGAGCTGATGAAATAA
- a CDS encoding DDE-type integrase/transposase/recombinase, whose protein sequence is MLPKYLVKNGKLYLAPVLDCYDGSIRGFKMDTNMKAELCVEAFKHACRNDGARGMILHSDRGSQFTSGIFRNTLTQYGAIQSMSSVGRCYDKARMESFFATLKEEKLYQMDTTKMTTAEVKTVIYRYICYYNLRRIYSTNNGWPPMIFRGMYYQNQIAA, encoded by the coding sequence ATATTACCGAAATACCTTGTAAAAAACGGGAAGCTCTATCTTGCGCCAGTACTTGACTGCTACGACGGCAGCATACGTGGTTTTAAAATGGATACTAATATGAAAGCCGAACTTTGCGTAGAGGCCTTTAAACATGCCTGTCGCAATGATGGGGCCAGGGGAATGATCCTGCATTCAGACAGGGGAAGCCAATTTACCAGCGGTATCTTCAGAAACACCTTAACTCAATATGGGGCAATACAAAGCATGAGCAGTGTCGGCCGTTGTTATGACAAAGCTAGAATGGAGAGCTTTTTTGCCACCCTAAAAGAAGAAAAACTATATCAGATGGATACTACAAAAATGACTACAGCAGAGGTTAAAACAGTAATATACAGGTATATTTGTTACTATAATTTAAGGCGTATTTATAGTACGAACAATGGATGGCCCCCAATGATATTTAGGGGAATGTATTACCAAAATCAAATAGCAGCCTAA
- a CDS encoding IS3 family transposase, which produces MKYIELRSQERKWSVAALCRVLQVSESGYYKYLRNKSKPYKYADLLKQIYDLLKEDPENANYGVKRIYQYLMNKKNYEGSYSTIYRICKENNLMIHCKRRPKGITKADSEAQKAENLINQDFTAQNPNEKWLMDITEIPCKKREALSCAST; this is translated from the coding sequence ATGAAGTACATTGAATTACGCAGCCAGGAAAGAAAATGGAGCGTAGCGGCATTATGTCGGGTACTTCAGGTAAGCGAATCCGGCTATTATAAATACCTTAGAAATAAAAGTAAACCCTACAAATATGCTGATCTATTAAAACAGATTTATGATCTCTTGAAAGAAGATCCGGAAAACGCAAATTATGGAGTTAAAAGAATATATCAATACCTAATGAATAAAAAAAATTATGAAGGTAGCTATAGCACTATATACAGAATATGTAAAGAAAACAATCTAATGATCCATTGTAAAAGAAGGCCAAAAGGAATAACGAAAGCCGATTCTGAGGCACAAAAAGCAGAGAACCTCATAAACCAGGATTTTACAGCACAAAATCCCAATGAAAAATGGTTAATGGATATTACCGAAATACCTTGTAAAAAACGGGAAGCTCTATCTTGCGCCAGTACTTGA